The DNA segment GGCTTGGTTGCAGCCATAAATTACTCTTTCCATTAAACGCGTTTACGAAGTTGCCCATGCCGGATGGCGCTACGCTTATCCGGCCTACAAATCGGGCCTACAGTCGGAACTGTAGGGCGGATAAGCGTAGCGCCATCCGCCAGTTCGTTAAAGATATTCTATTAGTACAGCGCTTTACCGCTGCTGTCCTTCACATTGGTCTTCCATGCTGCACGAACCTGCTCAACAACGCTGTCCGGCAGGCTGGCGTAATCCAGGTCATTCGCCTGTTTGCCGCCATTTTTGTACGCCCAGTCGAAGAACTTCAGCACTTCAGCGCCCTGCTCAGGTTTCTTCTGCTCTTTGTGGACCAGGATGAAGGTGGTGGAAGTGATTGGCCACGCATCGTCACCTTGCTGGTTCGTCAGATCCTGAGCGAAAGAGGTGCTCCAGTCAGCGCCTTTCGCGGCGTTAGCAAAGCTCTCTTCGGTCGGGCTTACGGGTTTACCATCCGCTGAAATCAATTTGGTGTAAGCCAGGTTGTTCTGCTTCGCATAAGCGTATTCAACATAGCCGATAGAGCCTGGCAGACGCTGTACGAATGCGGCGATACCGTCGTTACCTTTACCGCCCAGACCGGTCGGCCAGTTAACGGTAGAGCCAGCGCCGACTTTAGATTTCCACTCTTCGTTCACTTTCGCCAGGTAGCTGGTGAAAACGAAAGAAGTGCCGGAACCATCTGCACGACGCACAACGGCGATGTTCTGAGAAGGCAGTTTCAGACCCGGATTCAGTTTGGTGATGGCTTCATCATCCCACTTCTTAATTTTACCCAGGTAGATGTCACCCAGGGTTTTCCCATCCAGCACCAGTTCGCCAGACTTCAGACCCGGGATATTCACCGCCAGCACTACGCCGCCAATGACGGTCGGGAACTGGAACAGACCTTCCTGCTCCAGTTTTTCATCAGACAACGGAGCGTCGGATGCACCGAAATCAACGGTGTTAGCCGTAATTTGTTTTACACCACCGGAGGAGCCGATACCCTGGTAGTTTACTTTGCTACCGGTCTCTTTCTGATAGGTATCAGCCCATTTGGCATACACCGGCGCAGGGAAAGTTGCACCTGCACCTGTCAGGCTCGCTGCTGCGAAAGCAGAGAACGCGCTCATGGATAAGGTCGCGGCGACAACAGTTGCGACAGTGGTACGCATGACTTTCATAATGTCTCCTGCAAGATTTTCGTAAATCATTGTTAAGTGGCTACGATGAGCAAAATAGGACAAACAGGTGACAGTTAAATGTACGAAATATGACAGTTTTATGACAACGGAAACTGATGAAATAAATCACAGAAAAAACAATTTATAAACAATCAGTTAATTCACTTCATGACAATGTGATTTCATGAAAATTTTCTTTTTATGACACTGAAAACAGTAGCTGAAGATGACGGTTTGTCACATTAAAACGACGGGAGAATTGATTAAAAACAGAACAGCGCAGAAAAAAATGCCCCGCTTTCGCAGGGCATCGTCACGATTACTCAACGGTAACTGATTTCGCCAGGTTACGCGGCTGGTCCACATCGGTGCCTTTGATCAGCGCAACGTGATACGCCAGCAGTTGCAGCGGAACGGTGTAGAAGATCGGTGCAATCACCTCTTCCACATGCGGCATCTCAATGATGTGCATGTTGTCGCTGCTGACAAAACCGGCATCCTGGTCGGCGAAGACGTACAACTGGCCGCCACGGGCGCGGACTTCTTCGATGTTGGATTTCAGTTTTTCCAGCAATTCGTTGTTCGGCGCCACCACGATAACCGGCATATCTGCGTCGATCAGCGCCAGCGGGCCGTGTTTCAGCTCACCTGCCGCATACGCTTCTGCGTGAATATAAGAGATCTCTTTCAGCTTCAGCGCGCCTTCCAGCGCGATCGGATACTGATCGCCACGGCCCAGGAACAGGGCATGGTGTTTGTCAGAGAAATCTTCCGCCAGCGCTTCGATACGCTTGTCCTGAGACAGCATCTGTTCGATACGGCTCGGCAGCGCCTGCAAACCGTGAACAATATCGTGCTCGATAGACGCATCCAGACCTTTCAGACGCGCCAGCTTCGCCACCAGCATCAGCAGAACGGTCAGCTGAGTGGTAAACGCTTTGGTGGAGGCCACGCCGATTTCCGTCCCGGCGTTGGTCATCATCGCCAGATCGGATTCACGCACCAGGGAAGAACCCGGAACGTTACAGATGGCGAGAGAACCCAGATAGCCCAGCTCTTTCGACAGGCGCAGACCGGCAAGGGTATCCGCCGTTTCGCCAGACTGAGACAGGGTGATCATCAGGCTGTTACGACGTACGGCAGATTTGCGATAGCGGAATTCAGAGGCGATTTCGACGTCGCACGGAATACCGGCCAGCGATTCAAACCAGTAGCGAGAGACCATACCGGAGTTATACGACGTGCCGCAGGCGATAATCTGAATATGTTCAACCTGAGACAGCAGTTCGTTCGCTTTTGGCCCCAGCTCGCTTAAATCCACTTCACCGTGGCTGATACGCCCGGTCAGCGTATTTTTAATCGCATTCGGCTGTTCGTAGATCTCTTTCTGCATGTAGTGACGGTAAATACCTTTATCGCCCGCATCATATTGCAGACTGGATTCGATATCCTGACGTTTCACTTCCGCGCCGGATTTATCGAAAATGGAGACCGAACGACGGGTCA comes from the Citrobacter koseri ATCC BAA-895 genome and includes:
- the pstS gene encoding phosphate ABC transporter substrate-binding protein PstS — encoded protein: MKVMRTTVATVVAATLSMSAFSAFAAASLTGAGATFPAPVYAKWADTYQKETGSKVNYQGIGSSGGVKQITANTVDFGASDAPLSDEKLEQEGLFQFPTVIGGVVLAVNIPGLKSGELVLDGKTLGDIYLGKIKKWDDEAITKLNPGLKLPSQNIAVVRRADGSGTSFVFTSYLAKVNEEWKSKVGAGSTVNWPTGLGGKGNDGIAAFVQRLPGSIGYVEYAYAKQNNLAYTKLISADGKPVSPTEESFANAAKGADWSTSFAQDLTNQQGDDAWPITSTTFILVHKEQKKPEQGAEVLKFFDWAYKNGGKQANDLDYASLPDSVVEQVRAAWKTNVKDSSGKALY
- the glmS gene encoding glutamine--fructose-6-phosphate transaminase (isomerizing), giving the protein MCGIVGAIAQRDVAEILLEGLRRLEYRGYDSAGLAVVDAEGHMTRLRRLGKVQMLAQAAEDHPLSGGTGIAHTRWATHGEPSEANAHPHVSDHIVVVHNGIIENHEPLREELKARGYTFVSETDTEVIAHLVHWELEQGGTLREAVMRAIPQLRGAYGTVIMDTRHPDTLLAARSGSPLVIGLGMGENFIASDQLALLPVTRRFIFLEEGDIAEVTRRSVSIFDKSGAEVKRQDIESSLQYDAGDKGIYRHYMQKEIYEQPNAIKNTLTGRISHGEVDLSELGPKANELLSQVEHIQIIACGTSYNSGMVSRYWFESLAGIPCDVEIASEFRYRKSAVRRNSLMITLSQSGETADTLAGLRLSKELGYLGSLAICNVPGSSLVRESDLAMMTNAGTEIGVASTKAFTTQLTVLLMLVAKLARLKGLDASIEHDIVHGLQALPSRIEQMLSQDKRIEALAEDFSDKHHALFLGRGDQYPIALEGALKLKEISYIHAEAYAAGELKHGPLALIDADMPVIVVAPNNELLEKLKSNIEEVRARGGQLYVFADQDAGFVSSDNMHIIEMPHVEEVIAPIFYTVPLQLLAYHVALIKGTDVDQPRNLAKSVTVE